Proteins from a single region of Candidatus Omnitrophota bacterium:
- a CDS encoding glutamate synthase subunit beta → MGDIKGFLKVGRKSLEYRPVCERVKDYREVSLPKKENVSREQASRCMDCGVPFCQWGCPIGNLIPEWNDLVFHGHWEKALNLLRATNNLPEVTGRICPAPCEYSCVLGINDDPVTIRDNELAIIEYGFKKNLVNPNPPRKRTGKNVAIVGSGPSGLACADQLNQAGHSVFVFEKDDKAGGIMRYGIPDFKLDKSVLDRRIKILQEEGVTFITGINVGSMNNNKYINKDFDAVCLACGSRVPRDLNIEGRELSGIYFAMDYLVQANRVNAGYRIEDSKVISAKGKRVVVIGGGDTGADCVGVANRQGANCIIQIEVMPEPPACRDSEMPWPKYPLLLRTSTSHQEGGERKWAILTKKFIGQDKKVRKLSCVKVEFTKDSRHCNVMKEVPGSSFEIEADLVILALGFLHPEKNGLVKSLGLALDERQNIKTDSQYMTSSKGIFCAGDMRRGQSLIVWAISEGRRAAYCIDKFLMGQSELPII, encoded by the coding sequence ATGGGTGATATAAAAGGTTTTCTAAAAGTAGGCAGGAAAAGTCTTGAATACAGGCCGGTCTGCGAAAGAGTCAAAGATTACCGCGAGGTATCTTTGCCTAAAAAAGAAAATGTTTCCCGGGAACAAGCCAGCCGTTGTATGGACTGCGGCGTTCCTTTCTGCCAATGGGGTTGCCCGATAGGCAATCTTATCCCGGAGTGGAATGATTTGGTTTTTCACGGGCATTGGGAAAAGGCATTAAATTTATTGAGGGCTACTAATAATCTGCCTGAAGTAACAGGGAGGATTTGCCCTGCGCCATGTGAATATTCATGCGTTTTGGGGATTAACGATGACCCCGTAACTATACGCGATAACGAACTGGCAATTATCGAGTATGGATTTAAAAAAAACCTGGTAAATCCCAATCCGCCCAGAAAAAGAACAGGTAAGAATGTAGCTATTGTTGGTTCGGGACCAAGCGGCCTTGCCTGCGCAGATCAGTTAAACCAGGCCGGGCACAGTGTTTTTGTCTTTGAAAAGGACGATAAAGCCGGCGGGATAATGCGTTACGGCATACCGGACTTCAAATTGGATAAAAGCGTACTGGATCGCAGGATTAAAATACTGCAGGAAGAGGGGGTTACTTTTATTACCGGTATAAATGTAGGCAGCATGAATAACAATAAATATATTAATAAAGATTTTGATGCTGTTTGCCTGGCTTGCGGAAGCAGGGTTCCCAGGGATCTGAATATAGAAGGAAGGGAGTTATCGGGTATATATTTTGCCATGGATTATCTGGTACAGGCAAATAGGGTAAATGCGGGTTACAGAATTGAAGATTCTAAGGTTATTTCTGCTAAAGGTAAGCGCGTAGTCGTCATTGGCGGAGGAGACACCGGGGCTGATTGTGTAGGCGTGGCAAATAGGCAGGGAGCAAATTGCATAATACAAATTGAGGTTATGCCTGAGCCGCCGGCTTGCCGCGATTCAGAGATGCCCTGGCCAAAATATCCTTTGTTATTGCGCACATCTACCAGCCACCAGGAGGGAGGCGAAAGGAAGTGGGCTATTCTTACCAAGAAATTTATTGGGCAGGACAAAAAGGTAAGAAAATTATCCTGTGTTAAAGTTGAATTTACTAAAGACAGCAGGCATTGCAATGTAATGAAAGAAGTCCCCGGCTCAAGTTTTGAGATAGAAGCAGATCTTGTTATTTTAGCTTTAGGGTTTCTGCACCCCGAAAAAAACGGGTTGGTTAAAAGCCTGGGGTTAGCTTTAGATGAGAGGCAGAATATCAAAACCGATAGTCAATATATGACTTCATCTAAAGGTATTTTTTGCGCCGGAGATATGCGCAGGGGTCAATCGTTGATTGTATGGGCTATATCAGAAGGAAGAAGAGCTGCATATTGTATAGATAAGTTTTTAATGGGCCAGAGCGAGTTGCCGATTATTTAG
- a CDS encoding FMN-binding glutamate synthase family protein codes for MNLRTPGGNDASRTFNRSKNVVPCSGLCSRCLESCRGNCEVFKSSFRGREVIYPGPFGEVTAGGDKDYPVDYSHINIHGYAQGAKGLPKGVSAGPDTAIFPAVDTQTEYGWDKKVKMKAPIFTGALGSTEIARKNWEHFAIGAAISGVTIVCGENVCGIDPKLELDSKGKVASAPDMDRRIEVYKRFHDGYGEILVQMNVEDTRLGVAEYVHKKHKLDTIELKWGQGAKCIGGEIKVKSLERALELKKRGYIVTPDPTIKANQEAFKAGAIKEFERHSRLGFVSEEAFMKEVKRLRDIGFKRVTLKTGAYSMVELAQAIKFSSQAKIDLLTIDGAPGGTGMSPWRMMQEWGIPTFYLQALAYEFCEKLAKKKKRVPDIAIAGGFALEDHVFKAIAMGAPYVKAVCMGRALMIPGFVGKNITEWIKGNTLPPTVSEFGKTPEEIFVCYEELSEKYGNDMKDIPLGAVAIYTFSQRIKVGLQQLMAGSRNFNLSTISRKDLMSLTKEAEEVSGIPYVMDAYRKEAEKILA; via the coding sequence ATGAATCTAAGGACTCCTGGCGGAAATGATGCCAGCAGAACGTTTAATCGTTCCAAAAATGTAGTGCCTTGTTCCGGATTATGTTCAAGGTGTCTTGAGTCATGCAGGGGTAATTGCGAGGTCTTCAAGTCTTCTTTTAGAGGCAGGGAAGTTATATATCCAGGGCCTTTTGGGGAGGTAACAGCCGGAGGCGATAAGGATTACCCGGTTGATTATTCACATATTAACATACATGGCTATGCCCAGGGAGCAAAAGGTTTACCCAAGGGTGTTAGCGCAGGCCCTGATACGGCAATATTCCCGGCAGTAGATACTCAGACCGAATACGGCTGGGATAAAAAAGTAAAAATGAAGGCGCCTATTTTTACCGGCGCTTTAGGTTCAACTGAAATCGCCCGTAAAAATTGGGAGCATTTTGCGATTGGCGCTGCTATTTCAGGCGTAACAATTGTATGCGGCGAGAACGTTTGCGGGATTGACCCTAAACTGGAGTTAGACAGCAAAGGAAAGGTCGCAAGCGCCCCTGATATGGACAGGAGAATAGAAGTCTATAAGAGATTTCATGACGGCTATGGCGAAATTCTAGTGCAGATGAACGTTGAGGATACAAGGCTTGGAGTCGCTGAATATGTACACAAAAAACATAAGCTTGATACCATTGAATTAAAATGGGGGCAGGGTGCTAAGTGTATCGGCGGTGAAATAAAAGTTAAAAGCCTTGAAAGAGCGTTAGAATTAAAGAAAAGAGGTTATATAGTCACCCCTGATCCTACGATAAAGGCGAATCAGGAAGCTTTTAAAGCCGGGGCAATCAAAGAGTTTGAAAGGCATTCGCGCCTCGGATTTGTTTCAGAGGAAGCCTTTATGAAGGAAGTCAAGCGTTTAAGGGATATAGGTTTTAAGAGAGTTACATTAAAAACAGGCGCTTATTCCATGGTTGAGCTTGCCCAGGCAATAAAGTTTTCTTCGCAGGCCAAAATCGACCTTTTGACTATCGATGGAGCCCCCGGCGGCACAGGTATGAGCCCATGGAGGATGATGCAGGAGTGGGGTATACCTACATTCTATCTGCAGGCTTTAGCTTATGAATTCTGCGAGAAGCTGGCTAAAAAGAAAAAGAGAGTTCCGGATATAGCTATTGCCGGAGGATTCGCTTTAGAAGACCATGTCTTTAAGGCTATAGCAATGGGCGCTCCTTATGTAAAAGCAGTATGCATGGGAAGGGCGCTTATGATACCCGGATTCGTTGGGAAAAACATAACAGAATGGATTAAAGGTAATACTTTACCGCCCACGGTGTCTGAATTCGGAAAAACCCCCGAGGAAATCTTTGTCTGTTATGAAGAGCTCTCCGAAAAATATGGCAATGATATGAAAGATATCCCGTTAGGAGCAGTTGCCATCTACACTTTCTCGCAACGTATAAAAGTA
- the glnA gene encoding type I glutamate--ammonia ligase, whose protein sequence is MPKKKAATPVKTINPLTNGSFDETAARDVMKMVKEKNIQMIDLKFNDLPGLWQHFTIPASELKEMDDITRSIWVDGIGFDGSSIRGFQKIQESDMILIPDPNTAVVDPVCEVPTLSLICDIYDPLTRKPYSRDPRFIAKKAEKFVGDSGIADTIYFGPEAEFFLFNDVRFDQTENTGYYFIDSDEGDWNTGRTENPNLGYKIRFKEGYFPVPPHDSLQDLRSRMILKMKEAGINVEVHHHEVATAGQCEIDMKFDKLVKMADNLLLYKYIIKNMARKNNMIATFMPKPLFADNGSGMHCHQSLWKNGVNLFYDKNGYALLSQTAKYYIGGLLKHAKSLMAFCAPTTNSYKRLVPGYEAPVNLVYSARNRSAAVRIPMYSDSPKSKRIEFRPPDPSCNGYLAFSAMLMAGLDGIINKIDPGKPTDKDLFELSEEELKTIPTVPGSLYTALNALEQDNEYLLRGGVFTKDVLDVWLEYKRKKEIDGVRMRPHPYEFYLYFDI, encoded by the coding sequence ATGCCAAAAAAGAAAGCAGCAACGCCGGTTAAGACAATCAACCCGTTAACTAATGGCTCTTTTGATGAAACAGCAGCCAGAGACGTGATGAAAATGGTGAAAGAAAAAAACATCCAGATGATCGACTTAAAGTTTAATGACTTGCCAGGATTATGGCAACATTTTACAATCCCCGCATCTGAGCTTAAGGAGATGGATGATATTACCCGGTCGATCTGGGTGGATGGCATAGGGTTTGATGGTTCATCTATCAGGGGTTTTCAGAAGATCCAGGAATCGGATATGATATTGATACCCGATCCAAACACTGCTGTTGTGGACCCGGTGTGTGAAGTCCCGACCCTTAGCCTTATATGCGATATATATGACCCGTTGACCAGAAAACCATATTCTAGGGATCCCAGGTTTATAGCTAAGAAAGCTGAAAAATTTGTCGGAGATAGCGGTATAGCAGACACTATATATTTTGGCCCGGAAGCCGAATTTTTCTTGTTTAACGACGTGCGTTTTGACCAGACTGAAAATACAGGATATTATTTTATAGATTCGGATGAGGGAGATTGGAATACCGGAAGAACCGAGAATCCCAATTTGGGCTATAAGATAAGGTTTAAAGAGGGATATTTTCCTGTTCCTCCGCATGATTCGTTACAGGACCTGAGAAGCAGGATGATCCTCAAAATGAAAGAGGCAGGGATTAATGTTGAGGTGCATCATCATGAGGTAGCCACAGCCGGGCAGTGCGAAATAGATATGAAATTCGATAAGCTTGTAAAGATGGCGGACAACCTGCTGCTTTATAAGTATATAATTAAGAATATGGCGAGGAAGAACAATATGATTGCTACCTTTATGCCTAAGCCGCTTTTTGCCGATAACGGCTCAGGCATGCATTGCCATCAGAGCCTTTGGAAAAACGGTGTAAACTTGTTCTACGACAAAAATGGTTACGCGCTGTTAAGCCAGACCGCAAAATATTATATCGGCGGTTTGCTTAAGCATGCCAAGAGTTTAATGGCATTCTGCGCGCCGACAACCAATTCTTACAAGAGGTTGGTTCCTGGTTATGAAGCGCCGGTTAATTTGGTATATTCTGCCCGTAACAGGTCAGCCGCGGTGAGAATACCGATGTATTCAGACAGCCCCAAATCAAAAAGAATAGAATTCAGGCCGCCTGACCCTTCATGCAACGGCTATCTGGCTTTCAGTGCCATGCTCATGGCCGGGTTAGACGGTATAATCAACAAAATAGACCCGGGTAAACCCACTGATAAGGACCTGTTTGAATTAAGCGAAGAGGAGCTTAAGACTATACCTACAGTCCCTGGGTCATTGTATACTGCACTTAACGCCCTGGAACAGGATAACGAATACCTGCTTAGAGGCGGAGTGTTTACTAAGGACGTCCTGGATGTTTGGTTAGAATATAAACGCAAAAAAGAGATAGACGGCGTAAGGATGAGGCCTCATCCTTATGAGTTTTACCTGTATTTCGATATTTAA
- a CDS encoding glutamate synthase large subunit yields MSFAHLPKEQGLYDPRFEHDACGVGFVCNVKGEKSNEIISQGLEVLRRLSHRGATGADPDTGDGAGLLIQLPTEFLLEEAKASRIKINNRQFFGIGMIFLPTEKNDYNYCKKVLENEAKRQKLVVLGWRRVPVDNSCIGKTARQTQPVIEQVFIGAPEGITKDEDIVFERKLYITRKLTENAIRGSGIKQKTFFYITNLSCRTLSYKGLLTPGQMDKFFVDLKSKKLKSSLCLVHSRYSTNTFPTWDLSQPFRFLAHNGEINTLRGNINWMRAREGLLKSSEFKSLLKKMLPVIVPDVSDSATIDNVFELLVLSGRSMPHAMLMLIPSAWEHDKLMDAKYRDFYKFHACFMEPWDGPAAIAFTDGTRIGAVLDRNGLRPARYIVTKNDFVVMASEVGVLDIKPKEVLSSGRLEPGKMLFIDTVAGKIIEDRQIKKEISESKPYGKWLKDNIVELNKIKPSLKKEEIDQESVLELMKAFSFSREDLNIIVKPMAETAQEPVGSMGNDTPHAVLSNNAQLLYDYFKQLFAQVTNPAIDPIREELVMSLQSFVGPEKNLLEESPRHCHKLKVEQPILRDEELAKIKNIREKGFKTKVISILFDVDDKNSFRSILEKICAEAAAAIKDGYTFLILSDRGVDRQHAALPALLAVGAVHHHLVRKALRTQIGIIIQTAEAREVHHFALLLGYGADCINPYLCYKAIEGMILAKEINLDTEKAISNYIKAVDKGILKVLSKMGISTLQSYRGAQIFEALGIGRQVIDKCFPGTVSRIGGADFNTIEKEVITRHAQAYRSPQINAPYLSNPGKYQWRKGGEFHLWNPDSIAALQDAVRTNNVNKYREFTELINNQSANPCTLRSLLKFKASSQVPIEKVEPVSEIVRRFVTGAMSFGSISRSTHETIAIAMNRLKGKSNTGEGGEDPVRFIPLPDGDSRRSAIKQVASGRFGVTTNYLINADELQIKIAQGAKPGEGGQLPGHKVSAIIAKTRYTTPGVTLISPPPHHDIYSIEDLAQLIFDLKNANPNARISVKLVSEIGVGTIAAGVAKGHADMILISGGDGGTGASPLSSIKHAGLPWELGLSETHQTLVLNDLRSRLRLQTDGQMRTGRDLAIAAILGAEEFGFCTSALIVLGCVMLRHCHLNNCSVGVATQDEILEKRFNGRPEYLVNYFTFVAEELRQIMSGLGVYRIDEMIGRTELLEADKGIIPWKAKGIDLSKILYKPKTEMDSSIRCTMAQDHGIDNILDLELIKLAEEALTRQKPVSAELPIHNFNRTTGAMLSGQVCKRYGDSGLPEDTINFAFKGTAGQSFGAFLARGITFKLEGMANDYVGKGIFGGKIIIYPDRTVTYDAGSNIIIGNTTFYGAINGQAYIRGIAGERFCIRNSGLSAVVEGVGDHGCEYMTGGIVVVLGRTGMNFAAGMSGGIAYIYDDNVEFKDKCNMSMVELETPGQDDLETISKLLNNHYRYTQSPVARGIMDDFKKKSKNFIKVMPIEYKRIITEEKVIEKKLNLLEVSDG; encoded by the coding sequence ATGAGTTTTGCGCATTTACCAAAAGAGCAAGGTTTATATGACCCGAGGTTTGAACACGATGCCTGCGGAGTGGGGTTTGTATGTAATGTAAAAGGCGAGAAATCAAATGAGATAATATCCCAAGGGCTTGAAGTTTTAAGGCGTTTGTCTCACCGTGGGGCGACTGGCGCTGACCCTGATACAGGAGATGGCGCTGGTTTATTGATACAGCTGCCAACGGAATTCCTGCTTGAGGAGGCGAAAGCAAGCCGGATAAAAATAAACAATAGGCAATTCTTTGGCATCGGGATGATTTTTTTGCCGACCGAGAAAAACGACTATAATTATTGTAAAAAGGTCCTAGAAAATGAAGCAAAGAGACAGAAGCTGGTTGTTCTAGGATGGAGGAGAGTGCCGGTTGATAATTCTTGCATAGGCAAAACCGCCAGGCAAACACAGCCGGTGATAGAACAGGTTTTTATAGGCGCTCCAGAGGGGATAACTAAAGATGAGGATATCGTATTTGAGAGGAAATTATATATAACTAGAAAACTCACCGAGAATGCGATACGCGGTTCCGGTATCAAGCAAAAGACCTTTTTTTATATAACAAATCTTTCCTGCCGTACATTGTCATATAAGGGATTGTTGACCCCGGGTCAGATGGACAAGTTCTTCGTAGACCTCAAAAGCAAGAAGCTTAAAAGCTCTTTATGCCTTGTCCATTCCAGGTACAGCACTAACACCTTTCCTACATGGGACCTTTCCCAGCCTTTCAGGTTCCTTGCGCATAACGGTGAAATAAATACACTGCGCGGCAATATAAACTGGATGCGCGCCAGGGAAGGCTTGCTTAAAAGCAGTGAATTCAAAAGCCTGCTTAAGAAGATGCTACCTGTTATCGTGCCTGATGTCAGCGATTCCGCTACTATTGATAATGTTTTTGAGCTTTTGGTTTTGTCCGGCAGGTCTATGCCGCATGCCATGCTTATGCTTATTCCATCAGCTTGGGAGCACGATAAGCTTATGGATGCAAAATACAGGGATTTTTATAAATTCCATGCCTGTTTTATGGAGCCATGGGACGGCCCGGCGGCTATTGCTTTTACTGATGGCACCAGAATTGGTGCCGTACTTGACAGGAACGGCCTGCGGCCGGCAAGATATATAGTCACAAAAAATGATTTTGTTGTTATGGCCTCAGAGGTAGGCGTGCTTGATATAAAGCCAAAAGAGGTACTCTCTTCGGGAAGGCTTGAGCCCGGCAAGATGCTGTTTATAGACACAGTAGCCGGAAAAATTATTGAAGACAGACAGATAAAAAAAGAGATATCCGAAAGCAAGCCTTATGGAAAGTGGCTAAAGGATAATATCGTCGAGTTAAATAAGATAAAGCCGTCGTTAAAGAAAGAGGAAATAGACCAGGAGAGTGTTTTAGAGCTGATGAAGGCCTTTTCTTTCTCCAGGGAAGATTTGAATATAATAGTAAAGCCAATGGCTGAGACTGCCCAGGAGCCGGTAGGCTCTATGGGTAATGATACACCGCATGCTGTTCTTTCTAATAATGCTCAGCTGCTCTATGATTATTTCAAGCAATTATTTGCCCAGGTTACAAATCCGGCCATTGATCCAATCCGTGAAGAGCTTGTAATGAGCTTGCAGAGTTTTGTAGGTCCTGAGAAGAATCTACTGGAAGAAAGCCCCAGGCATTGTCATAAATTAAAAGTAGAACAGCCGATATTAAGGGATGAGGAATTAGCCAAGATAAAAAACATAAGAGAAAAAGGGTTTAAGACAAAAGTCATTTCTATCCTATTTGATGTAGATGATAAGAACTCTTTTAGAAGTATCCTGGAGAAGATATGCGCAGAGGCAGCAGCTGCTATAAAAGATGGCTATACTTTTTTAATACTGAGTGACAGAGGCGTTGACAGGCAGCATGCTGCATTGCCTGCCCTGTTAGCTGTAGGGGCAGTCCACCATCATTTAGTAAGAAAAGCTTTACGTACACAGATAGGTATAATCATACAAACCGCAGAGGCAAGAGAAGTGCACCATTTTGCCCTGTTGTTAGGGTATGGAGCCGATTGCATTAATCCTTATTTATGTTATAAGGCGATAGAAGGCATGATATTGGCAAAGGAGATTAACCTTGATACCGAGAAAGCCATATCTAATTACATTAAAGCAGTAGATAAAGGAATATTAAAGGTCCTTTCAAAGATGGGTATTTCGACGCTGCAAAGCTATCGCGGTGCCCAGATTTTCGAAGCATTGGGTATAGGCCGCCAGGTTATTGATAAATGCTTTCCGGGCACAGTATCCAGGATAGGGGGCGCGGATTTTAATACGATAGAAAAAGAAGTTATTACAAGACATGCTCAGGCATACCGTAGCCCGCAAATAAATGCACCATATTTATCTAATCCGGGTAAATATCAATGGAGAAAAGGCGGTGAATTCCATCTTTGGAATCCGGATTCAATCGCTGCCTTACAGGATGCAGTAAGGACAAATAACGTCAACAAATACCGGGAGTTTACGGAGTTGATTAACAATCAATCGGCTAATCCATGTACGTTGCGGAGCCTGCTAAAGTTTAAGGCTTCATCACAAGTGCCGATTGAGAAAGTCGAGCCCGTTAGTGAGATTGTTAGGCGTTTTGTTACCGGAGCAATGAGTTTCGGCTCTATAAGCCGTTCCACCCATGAAACGATAGCAATAGCTATGAACAGGCTCAAAGGGAAATCTAATACCGGAGAAGGCGGAGAAGACCCTGTGAGATTTATTCCTCTGCCTGATGGGGATTCGCGCAGAAGCGCTATAAAACAGGTCGCTTCCGGTAGGTTTGGGGTAACGACGAATTATCTGATTAATGCCGATGAATTACAGATTAAGATTGCCCAGGGTGCAAAGCCTGGAGAGGGAGGGCAGCTGCCAGGGCATAAGGTCAGCGCAATAATTGCGAAGACACGTTATACCACTCCGGGAGTCACTTTAATATCGCCTCCTCCTCATCACGATATATATTCTATAGAAGACCTGGCACAATTAATATTCGACTTGAAGAATGCTAATCCAAATGCCCGCATAAGTGTAAAGCTGGTCTCAGAAATAGGAGTAGGCACAATTGCAGCAGGGGTGGCTAAGGGACATGCTGATATGATTCTCATTTCCGGAGGCGATGGAGGCACAGGAGCGTCTCCTCTAAGTTCTATAAAGCATGCTGGCCTTCCGTGGGAATTAGGCCTTTCTGAAACACATCAGACATTGGTGCTTAATGATTTAAGAAGCCGCCTCAGGCTTCAGACTGATGGCCAGATGCGCACAGGAAGAGATTTGGCTATCGCAGCTATTTTAGGTGCTGAAGAATTTGGTTTTTGTACTTCTGCGCTAATAGTCTTAGGATGTGTTATGCTCAGGCATTGCCATCTGAACAATTGTTCGGTAGGAGTGGCTACTCAGGATGAGATTCTGGAAAAGCGGTTTAACGGAAGGCCTGAATATCTGGTTAATTATTTTACTTTCGTTGCTGAAGAGCTGCGCCAGATTATGAGCGGTTTAGGCGTATATAGGATTGACGAAATGATAGGCAGGACTGAATTGCTTGAGGCAGATAAGGGGATTATCCCCTGGAAAGCAAAAGGCATAGATCTATCGAAAATCCTCTATAAGCCAAAAACAGAGATGGACTCTTCGATAAGATGTACGATGGCGCAGGATCACGGGATAGATAATATATTAGATTTAGAGCTGATAAAGCTCGCTGAAGAAGCACTCACCAGGCAGAAGCCGGTTTCCGCTGAATTGCCGATCCATAATTTTAACAGGACTACCGGAGCTATGTTGAGCGGCCAGGTTTGTAAGCGTTATGGCGATTCCGGATTGCCTGAAGATACAATAAATTTCGCATTTAAAGGTACAGCCGGCCAAAGTTTCGGGGCATTTCTTGCCAGAGGTATTACTTTTAAACTTGAAGGCATGGCTAATGATTATGTAGGCAAAGGTATTTTTGGCGGAAAGATAATCATTTATCCGGATAGAACTGTAACTTATGATGCCGGCAGTAATATTATTATCGGAAATACCACTTTTTACGGAGCAATAAACGGTCAGGCATACATAAGAGGGATTGCCGGAGAAAGATTCTGTATAAGGAATTCCGGGCTCAGTGCTGTTGTTGAGGGTGTAGGCGACCATGGTTGTGAGTATATGACCGGAGGCATTGTTGTCGTATTGGGCAGGACAGGGATGAATTTCGCTGCGGGTATGTCTGGAGGAATCGCATATATTTACGATGATAATGTTGAATTCAAGGATAAATGCAATATGAGTATGGTAGAGCTTGAGACGCCGGGGCAGGATGACCTTGAAACAATATCAAAACTGCTTAATAACCACTACAGATATACGCAGAGCCCGGTTGCCAGGGGAATAATGGATGATTTTAAAAAGAAATCAAAAAATTTCATCAAGGTAATGCCGATTGAATATAAGCGGATAATAACAGAAGAAAAAGTAATAGAGAAGAAACTTAATTTGCTTGAGGTATCCGATGGGTGA